A genomic region of Coraliomargarita sinensis contains the following coding sequences:
- a CDS encoding aminotransferase class I/II-fold pyridoxal phosphate-dependent enzyme, producing MSSELFETRTRQDIDAMRSAGTLKRLRHVAGPMDATVQLEGEGECVVLCSNNYLGLANHPEVVEATRRGLDHYGAGTASVRFICGTFDAHRELEAKLAKFSGTPAALSYVSCWNANEAAIATAAGPKDVILSDELNHASIIDACRLARPLKRTVYKHRDLDDLRAKMEEWSKEAEVIWVVTDGVFSMEGSVADMQALVALCREFNAMLVMDDSHGVGPMGVTGKGTAEHCGVWGEIDVVTGTLGKTLGGAAGGYVAASQAFIDLLVQRSRTSLFSNALPVPVACGAAAAVDIMERDTTLVDRLHANTRRLRQGLKELGYELQDSPSAIIPIMIGDEAEAIRKSERLLELGVWVVAFGFPVVPRGEARLRVQVSAALQDCHLEKVLDAFTKL from the coding sequence ATGAGTTCTGAGCTTTTTGAAACCCGCACCCGTCAGGATATCGATGCCATGCGATCGGCGGGCACCTTGAAACGCCTTCGCCATGTGGCCGGGCCGATGGATGCCACCGTCCAGCTGGAGGGCGAGGGCGAATGCGTGGTGCTCTGCTCCAACAACTACCTCGGCCTGGCGAATCATCCCGAGGTGGTTGAAGCCACCCGGCGGGGTCTCGATCACTACGGTGCGGGCACTGCCTCGGTGCGTTTTATCTGCGGTACCTTCGATGCCCATCGTGAACTGGAGGCAAAGCTGGCCAAATTTTCGGGCACGCCGGCTGCGCTAAGCTATGTCAGTTGCTGGAATGCCAATGAAGCCGCGATTGCGACAGCGGCCGGACCGAAAGATGTGATCCTTTCCGATGAGTTGAATCATGCCAGCATCATTGACGCCTGCCGCCTGGCCCGACCGCTCAAGCGCACGGTCTACAAGCACCGCGATCTCGACGACCTGCGCGCCAAGATGGAGGAATGGTCGAAAGAAGCGGAAGTAATCTGGGTCGTGACCGACGGAGTCTTCAGCATGGAAGGCTCGGTGGCGGACATGCAGGCGCTGGTGGCCCTCTGCCGTGAGTTCAATGCCATGTTGGTAATGGACGACTCGCACGGCGTCGGTCCGATGGGGGTGACCGGCAAGGGCACGGCCGAGCACTGCGGGGTATGGGGCGAGATCGACGTGGTCACCGGGACGCTGGGCAAGACCCTGGGCGGCGCCGCGGGCGGCTACGTGGCCGCGAGTCAGGCGTTTATCGACCTTCTGGTGCAACGCAGCCGCACGAGTCTCTTTTCCAACGCGCTACCGGTTCCGGTCGCTTGCGGTGCTGCCGCGGCTGTCGATATCATGGAGCGTGACACGACACTGGTCGATCGGTTGCATGCTAACACCCGGCGTCTGCGTCAGGGCCTCAAGGAACTCGGCTACGAACTCCAGGACTCCCCGAGCGCGATCATCCCGATCATGATCGGGGACGAGGCCGAGGCCATCCGCAAGAGCGAGCGCTTGCTGGAGTTGGGGGTCTGGGTGGTGGCTTTCGGCTTCCCGGTGGTGCCTCGTGGCGAGGCGCGCTTACGGGTACAGGTCTCGGCTGCCTTGCAGGATTGTCATCTCGAGAAGGTGCTGGATGCCTTTACCAAACTTTAG
- a CDS encoding 3-keto-disaccharide hydrolase encodes MKYILFSLFAVTSCFAGEFTSLFNDNLSNATYPEGVWTRDADGVMTASEDQIIWTKKDYGSFVLRLEFKNGEATNSGVFFYASDIENWVTDSVEVQIADDYSERWLKRPRSWQCGAFFGRQGAYKRAVKQPGEWNEMVIVASGPMVTVHLNGVRVNTFDLSDFTSAKTNPDGSATPPWLSKAPAGLPQYGKIGFQGKHGGAPIYFRNIEIMEL; translated from the coding sequence ATGAAGTATATCTTGTTTTCCCTTTTTGCCGTCACTTCTTGCTTCGCAGGGGAGTTCACCTCGCTTTTCAACGACAACCTGTCGAACGCCACCTATCCTGAGGGAGTCTGGACGCGTGATGCCGACGGCGTGATGACCGCTTCGGAAGATCAGATCATCTGGACGAAAAAAGACTATGGGAGCTTTGTGCTGCGACTCGAGTTCAAGAATGGGGAAGCCACCAATAGCGGGGTCTTTTTTTACGCCAGCGATATCGAAAACTGGGTGACCGATTCCGTTGAGGTGCAGATCGCCGATGACTACTCGGAGCGGTGGTTAAAGCGCCCACGTAGTTGGCAGTGCGGCGCATTCTTCGGTCGCCAGGGGGCTTACAAACGTGCCGTCAAGCAGCCGGGCGAATGGAATGAGATGGTGATCGTCGCCTCCGGCCCGATGGTCACCGTGCACCTGAATGGCGTCCGCGTGAATACCTTCGATTTAAGCGACTTTACCAGTGCCAAGACCAATCCCGACGGGAGTGCTACGCCGCCCTGGTTGAGCAAGGCGCCGGCAGGGCTCCCGCAATACGGGAAAATCGGCTTTCAGGGTAAGCATGGCGGCGCGCCGATCTATTTTCGAAATATTGAGATAATGGAACTCTAG
- a CDS encoding alpha-1,3-galactosidase-related protein → MKEFILILSALTGTWMTAIADEALTLSPPPAGVDATPILRAALAKCEREDISRLVLSPGRWELHPDKAAGMFRHISNHDPGYKRVALHLDHLDNFEIDGQGASLICHGAMIPFAVDHSKQITIRNLTIDWDKPFHLEGTVTALGKDYFDLKVLPGCRPVIKDGVLLGGIADGTWGNDRDPKEVRQDYVWNYWIDPQTRAAASTQLQLRLWNAEKETFAEVTGIGPLHYRIRNAHRGSLPELGTVMVAKGKRRMNRLSPAIHLSSSDDVLLENITIHHAGGMGLIAEDCANPTLRNFHVRLHDNPRSLVTTTADATHFVGCRGTVTIEDCLFENMLDDACNVHGIYAPAEGLIAPNRLAVSFSHFQQLGTAFARPGDRVRLIHRDTLLPYGDERRITDIERVNEDYYILTLDEPVDSFYQANSSVENIATRPSLIFRNNVSRNNRARSILVTAGDKVAIEGNRFERPSMMSILIEGDNHFWYESGAVTDVTIRDNVFIGHSPYAPLLKLAPMQRGAPAIQPPYHQNIRILNNRIEAASNKLIEARRIEGLEFSGNTVSYNEDLKGEPTIHLTACEDASFIGNRFAEATEIKVTPETTSVRIEGNKGLIQD, encoded by the coding sequence ATGAAAGAATTCATCCTGATTTTGTCTGCTTTGACCGGGACATGGATGACAGCCATCGCCGATGAGGCACTGACACTGTCTCCCCCACCCGCAGGAGTCGATGCGACTCCGATCCTGCGGGCGGCACTTGCCAAATGCGAGCGGGAAGACATCTCCCGCCTGGTCCTAAGCCCCGGGCGATGGGAACTCCACCCGGACAAGGCCGCTGGGATGTTCCGGCATATTTCCAATCATGACCCGGGGTACAAACGCGTTGCGCTACACCTCGATCATTTAGATAACTTCGAAATCGACGGGCAAGGTGCCTCCCTGATCTGCCACGGTGCCATGATCCCCTTTGCCGTGGACCACTCGAAACAGATTACCATCCGCAATCTGACCATCGACTGGGATAAACCCTTTCATCTTGAAGGTACGGTCACGGCACTGGGTAAGGATTATTTCGACCTCAAAGTGCTTCCCGGTTGCCGTCCGGTCATTAAAGACGGGGTCCTTTTGGGCGGCATTGCTGACGGGACCTGGGGCAATGACCGGGACCCGAAGGAAGTGCGGCAGGATTATGTTTGGAACTACTGGATCGACCCGCAAACCCGGGCCGCTGCTTCGACACAGCTGCAGCTCCGACTGTGGAATGCGGAAAAAGAAACCTTTGCTGAGGTCACCGGGATCGGCCCCTTGCACTATCGCATCAGAAACGCACACAGGGGCTCACTACCTGAACTGGGCACCGTCATGGTCGCCAAGGGTAAGCGCCGCATGAACCGTCTCTCACCCGCGATCCACCTCAGCTCAAGCGATGACGTGCTTCTGGAAAATATCACCATACACCACGCTGGCGGCATGGGCTTGATCGCCGAAGATTGCGCCAATCCAACTTTAAGAAATTTCCATGTCCGGTTGCACGACAACCCGCGCAGCCTGGTCACGACCACCGCCGATGCCACGCACTTCGTAGGCTGCCGGGGAACAGTGACGATTGAAGACTGCCTGTTCGAAAACATGTTGGATGATGCCTGTAACGTGCACGGGATCTACGCGCCCGCCGAAGGCCTGATCGCACCGAACCGGCTCGCGGTGAGTTTCTCCCACTTTCAACAGCTGGGTACCGCCTTCGCCCGGCCGGGCGACAGGGTGCGCCTGATCCACCGCGACACGCTTCTACCCTATGGCGATGAGCGCCGGATCACAGACATCGAGCGTGTGAATGAAGATTACTACATCCTCACTCTGGACGAACCCGTCGACTCGTTTTATCAGGCGAACAGCAGCGTGGAAAACATCGCCACACGCCCGAGCCTGATATTCCGGAACAACGTGAGCCGCAACAACCGTGCCCGCAGCATACTCGTTACAGCCGGGGACAAGGTAGCCATCGAAGGCAACCGTTTCGAGCGCCCTTCCATGATGTCCATACTCATTGAGGGGGATAACCATTTCTGGTATGAATCCGGAGCTGTCACCGATGTCACGATTCGGGATAATGTCTTCATCGGCCACTCACCTTATGCGCCCCTTCTGAAGCTCGCCCCCATGCAAAGAGGCGCCCCGGCCATCCAACCACCCTATCACCAAAACATTCGAATACTGAATAACCGGATCGAAGCAGCCAGCAACAAGCTGATCGAAGCACGGCGTATCGAAGGGCTCGAATTTTCGGGTAACACCGTAAGCTACAACGAAGATCTTAAGGGCGAACCCACCATCCATCTAACCGCTTGCGAGGACGCCAGCTTCATAGGCAACCGCTTTGCAGAAGCCACAGAAATTAAGGTAACCCCTGAAACAACAAGCGTGCGAATCGAAGGGAACAAGGGACTCATCCAGGATTGA
- a CDS encoding sensor histidine kinase → MSLIFNKKSSWAWCICALLLAGFLTNSLSNYLVSRNNVRKTLAESTLPLTSDNVYSEIQRDLLRPVFIASLMANDTFLRDWAIAGEKDRDAIVRYLHEIKIKYGTVSSFFVSDKTLKYYYAHGLLKTVSEDEPRDEWYFRVREMDEPYEINVDPDMANQDALTIFINYRVRDYAGNFIGATGVGLTVTKVNRLISRYEAKYDRQIYFVDASGNVVLRPSNSTMRGYDSLQEIEGLGERVADLLAGKTDSLTYKRLGDRRIMNCRYVPELDWYLIVEQSEATMMAPLRQELYLSIATALLTTALVAGICIFVVRSQKAKAECQNQELKESTRLIQEQRAAIEKETSELGALNLKLQTLNSEKDDFLGIVAHDLRNPLNSIIGLSELTLSELPDDDSTKEFKESLSHIHRSGEEMLELIDELLNVARIEAYHESFETQLIEWNPLLERTAQRFAEDASRKHIQLKLEIDATGETELKGVEEWMSVIVNNLLSNALKYSPEYSKVTLRTERTEHTVITRIQDSGPGISPDEQSKLFQKFVRLSAKPTGNEHSTGLGLYVVKQMCDRLGINIRVESGLGRGAIFILEQELHS, encoded by the coding sequence GTGTCCCTTATTTTTAACAAAAAATCGTCCTGGGCTTGGTGCATTTGCGCGCTTCTGCTCGCCGGATTCCTGACCAACAGTTTGAGTAATTATCTGGTCTCGCGCAACAACGTGCGCAAGACCCTGGCCGAAAGCACGCTGCCACTCACTTCGGACAATGTTTACTCCGAAATTCAGCGCGACCTCCTGCGCCCGGTTTTCATCGCATCACTGATGGCGAACGACACCTTCCTGCGCGATTGGGCCATCGCGGGCGAGAAGGATCGAGATGCCATCGTCCGTTATCTGCATGAGATCAAAATCAAATACGGCACGGTCAGCAGCTTCTTCGTTTCCGATAAAACCCTGAAATATTATTACGCTCACGGGCTATTGAAAACAGTGAGTGAGGACGAACCGCGCGACGAGTGGTACTTCCGCGTTCGCGAGATGGACGAACCCTACGAGATCAATGTCGACCCCGACATGGCCAATCAGGACGCGTTGACGATTTTCATCAACTACCGGGTGAGAGATTATGCCGGCAACTTCATCGGGGCCACCGGAGTGGGGCTGACGGTGACGAAAGTAAATCGTTTAATCAGTCGTTATGAGGCCAAATACGATCGGCAAATCTACTTTGTCGACGCCAGTGGGAACGTCGTGCTTCGCCCTTCGAACAGCACTATGCGTGGCTATGATAGTCTGCAGGAAATCGAAGGTTTGGGCGAACGGGTAGCCGACTTGCTGGCGGGCAAAACGGATTCCCTCACCTACAAGCGCCTCGGCGACCGGCGAATCATGAATTGCCGCTACGTCCCTGAACTCGACTGGTATCTGATCGTCGAGCAGAGCGAGGCAACCATGATGGCTCCTTTACGGCAGGAGCTCTATCTCAGCATCGCAACCGCACTCCTTACGACCGCACTCGTTGCCGGAATTTGCATCTTTGTGGTGCGTTCCCAAAAAGCCAAAGCAGAGTGCCAGAATCAGGAACTGAAGGAGAGCACCCGACTCATCCAGGAACAGCGTGCCGCCATCGAAAAGGAAACCTCGGAACTGGGAGCACTGAACCTAAAACTGCAGACACTCAACAGTGAGAAGGACGATTTCCTCGGCATCGTCGCTCACGATCTGCGCAATCCGCTCAACTCTATCATCGGATTGAGTGAACTGACGCTCTCCGAATTACCGGACGATGACTCGACCAAGGAATTCAAGGAATCATTGAGCCATATTCATCGCAGCGGTGAAGAGATGCTCGAGTTGATTGACGAGCTATTGAATGTTGCCCGTATCGAGGCCTATCACGAGTCCTTTGAAACGCAGCTGATCGAATGGAACCCGCTTCTGGAACGAACGGCTCAGCGGTTTGCGGAGGATGCCAGCCGTAAGCACATCCAGCTCAAGCTGGAGATCGACGCTACCGGAGAAACAGAGCTCAAAGGTGTTGAAGAATGGATGTCTGTTATCGTGAACAATCTACTGAGCAACGCACTGAAATATAGTCCGGAATACAGCAAGGTTACCCTTCGCACCGAGCGCACCGAACATACCGTGATCACCCGGATCCAGGATAGCGGCCCGGGCATCAGCCCGGATGAACAAAGCAAGCTCTTCCAAAAATTCGTCCGTCTTTCCGCAAAACCAACTGGGAACGAACATTCCACCGGCCTGGGACTTTACGTGGTCAAACAAATGTGCGACCGGCTCGGAATCAACATTCGCGTGGAAAGCGGGCTCGGCCGTGGTGCGATCTTCATCCTCGAGCAGGAGCTGCATTCATAG
- a CDS encoding arsenate reductase family protein, translating to MLKLYTYKNCSTCRKARKFLDARGIEYDERPIRETPPSRAELSQMLEAYSGKMTRLYNTSSKDYREAGLKDLLPDLSQEEAYTRLQENGNLVKRPFLVGDGVALVGFKEDEWAGRL from the coding sequence ATGCTAAAGCTCTATACTTACAAAAACTGCAGCACCTGTCGCAAAGCCAGGAAGTTCCTCGACGCCCGAGGTATTGAATACGATGAACGCCCTATTCGTGAGACTCCGCCCTCGCGTGCCGAACTCAGCCAGATGCTGGAAGCCTACAGCGGAAAGATGACCCGCCTCTATAACACGTCCAGTAAGGATTACCGCGAAGCCGGGCTGAAGGACTTGCTTCCTGATTTGAGCCAGGAGGAAGCTTACACCCGTCTTCAGGAAAACGGCAACCTGGTCAAACGCCCCTTTCTTGTCGGCGATGGCGTCGCACTCGTCGGCTTCAAGGAAGACGAATGGGCTGGGCGCTTGTAG